tcttcttgcttTACTTCCACTCGCGGAACTCCtctctcttcttgttcaagTTCTCGAAATCTTGTTTTTCCACCGTATAGTAATTTCATCTTTGCTTCAAcgtcttttttgttctcaCCCCTAGTAAAGAAAGGGCTTTTACAACTTGTCTCAAAATAAATTCACCGAGATGCAGGCCCCAAATGTTTACCCCTTCCCTCAGCAGCCACAACCTCTGTCCCGGTTCCAATACGGTCCTCCGCAGTTTGTATTTGATCATTCTGCTCCGAGAGTAGATCCTCTGCAATCTAATGTAACTATAAATCCTCGATTGCCCGTGCAGCATTATAATGGTCATATAAACCCTGTAAGCAACAATTACGCCTACTACTACCATCATcttaataataataacgcTAGCCCTGCTCTTCACGCTGCTAATACTCAAATGCCTGACAATTCACTTTATAGAAATATACACCAAGTTCCCTCCGCTCCTCAACGGTTAGTCAGTATTATACCGGATCCTCATATGCCGCCCAACATTTCTCATTTCCAACTAAATAATATTCATCCTCAAATGCATGTTCCTGTTGCTCATAATACTCATTTCCAACAAGTACCAGCCTACAACCACAccaataatagtaataataatagtaaatATAACAGTGATAGCGATAAACCTGTGGATTCGAATGATAATGGGGTGTTGGATAATGTTGACGAACGTTACCGTCGCGAGCTTAACGAGGTGGTtcccttcttcaaaaatttcgaaAACAACGCACTCACTTCCACACCAAACAATTCAGACATTCAATCTACCATTGATGAATTAGCTAAACTGAAATCTTTGTCTAATTCCACCCATTTTAAGCAGAGTATTGCTACCCAGAATTTTTACTCccttcaaaatcatatCACAGCCATTGAAAACCGTTTGACTTGTTTACTCAATGATAGACAGCAAAAAGAACGACAAGAGCGGCAGCAGAAACAGGAGATGCAACAGAATTCCGAAAATGAGAACACCTCACCGCCATCTAATAAAATAAAGTTACCTTCCTTACAGGAACTAACTAACTCTATCTCCACCCAACATCCTCCTGCCACTTATGACAATAAAAGACATTCTTCAGATTCAGAAGTAAAACCTAGCATTGCGCATGATCCATTATACCACCGTCACACTTTTCTAccctcttcttcctcctcctcctcttctcCCACGGCCGGTTCCGTGCCCCTTCAAAAGTTACAGGTTCCAGGACAAGACCAGTCTGGTGATGCAAAGAAGAATGTCTCAACGACCTCCTTCAATTCAATAACCTACCTACCAAGCACCATCTTATCTCCGACTGTGCAAACACAGTTGAAGAGCATGGCCACCTCCAGTGcgaattcaaagaaaaagaataacaGAGGCAGACCAAGAGCTATCCAAAGACAGCCTACGCTAACTACTTCTAGCCATTTCATCAACAATTCCAATTCCAGCGTCGCTACCGTTTCAACTTCACTCCCATCCGCAAGCAACCGTGAAAAGGACCCCgatgccaaaaaaataattgaaTTTTGTTTCCATTGTGGGGAAACTGAAACACCAGAATGGAGAAAGGGTCCGTATGGTACCAGAACCTTATGCAATGCCTGTGGCTTATTTTACAGGAAGGTCACCAAGAAATTCGGATCAAAAAGCAGCAATCTACTATTAAGATACAGAAGAGCTGTTGATTTGGCCAACGATCGCAGAATTCCCGATTTTATTACCATCCCCAACAGGTTCATTCATGATATGGATAATGATCAAACGCTAGATTCGGAATATAACACAATATTGCAATAGCAATACTTCAATAGTATAAGACACacatttatatttatatctACATACATGCGTGCATCCAACACGTACTTTATTCCCCTCtattatattcttttgtaTTATTTAGCCGCCCACGTTTTCCTAACGTTTTCCTAACGTTTTCCCAACATTCGAACCAATTTGTCATATATTTCACCTTCCATAAATTGTTCAAGTTAACAGTAGATACAATTTCGGACCACTTCAACTTGCAACCAAATTTGACTAAATCGTCGAAGCTACTGTGTTCAGAATACGGGACATtaaaaacttgaaatttgttgtattttttgtactGCCTCAATATACTTGAAACATCAAATTTGTTTCCGTCATCATCCCCCTCactcttcatcaattttaAACAATATCCAGCATTATTAtccatttctttatcattatcattatcgttatttttttgatgttttaaACCAAAATTATGACTCCACCCCGTGGGTATGAACCCAATAACATCGTCGACATCTTTCAAGCAATCTGCTTCCAATCCTTTTAAACTTTTCAGATATACTTCGATAGTTTCTTGACTTTTCAAGACTCTAATGGGTACCAAATGTACAAACGATTCACTCATGTTGTCGGTGAGTAAGCTTTCGTCCCATTCGTCATCCTcgttttcattgttttGCAAAACCGTTTGGATCATCGAAAATTTCACGGAATTTGGCGTAACAAATAATTTAGTTTTTAACAGTTCACAAATTCTGATGGctaacttttcttttccaatagTATACGTCCCCacgagaaataaaaatttgtgACGTTGAGATGCCagtgtcattttttttcgaaagTGGAATAAGTTCCTTTGTGAATCACCAAACGTCTTGTTCTTACCTTGTTCCAGTAGCTGCAATGTAAATTCTGCCACAGTAGTGCATACAGAATGCTGTGAAGGAAAATTATATCCCATGGTGAGATATGTCGTATCTAAATAAACTTGATCAATGGTATGACTCGCCGTCTCCGCCAACCATTCCTGAATTGTTCTTATCATTTGAGCATTGCTTCGAAAGTCTCCCGTATGTAAAATTTGTCTTATGGGCCTATCACGCTGATTTGCCGAAAACTCTTGGAAAAGCATTATTATTGCACCAGGGCAGTGATTAGCGTCCAATGTAACGACTGAAATCACATCCGTTATCCAAAATCGCTTATTCATTGGTAAGATTTGGATCTCATCCATGGgtattttgaattttagaTTTACTAAGATTGCAGTGATTTTAGAACAGTACAGTATCTTTTTGACCGGATTCTCATCAGGATTGTTCCATGATTTTTTAAGTCCCATATAATGATCGGAATGGAAATGTGAAAGAAAGTATTGCGAAATGGTCTCACTGGCTCTATAGTTGAAGCCATCAACAACTATTTCGTGGTTATTGTCAAAcctaatttttttgaaacttgGTAAGTCAGGTTTAGTCCTCATTGGTCTCCTTAATGAAGCCGAATCCCTCTTCGGTTTTGTTGGAGATGGTGGATTAGAGATAGAAATCTTACCACCCTTTTTGCAAGTCCccttattgttattgtcgTGTCCACTGTCTACACAAATTTCACAGTGTGTCTCTCTTTCGTATAGCTCTAAATGGGAGAGATTCAGCGAGCAAATAGGACATTCAATAACATCTGCAGATATTTCGACGTTTATTTGCTCTTCAAGCTCGGTCATAATTCGATCTTCCGTCCGGATATCCGTCCCAATATATTGATCTTCATGCAAGCTGACTAGGTCTTCCTCCTCTGTGTCTACAATTATTTCAACTTCCCCTGTATCGTCAAGGCAAATGCtgttttcatcattgtcatcaATAACTACTGGCTCTATACTAGTGTTCGATGCGGAATGATTAAACCTTTCGAATGGATACGAACTGGAGCGAATAGGCAAGTTTGATGAAGTGGGAATATTAAATTCTGTCAAAGTCCTTTGTCTTTTGATGGATGTATGTGAGGTTTTATGATGGGTTCTATCATTAACAGTACTGGCAACACCACTTCGTTTTCGCTTCACCTCAGATCTTTTTATCTGCACTATGGATTTTCTTGGCATGGCTGATCAAGTAAAACCTACAACTAGGCGGTATACTTCCTTAGCATGTATTTTGATCTGGGAGTCAAGTCATTCACcgtttattttattattgtacTATTACTATTGTTTTTTAGCCCGTTTCCATGGCAAAATCTAAAAATCCAATGATACTTTATGTAGGTGAAAAGAAGGGAACTCAAAGAACAAGGACAACAAGAATACATGGGGCTGCTGAGTATTATTAGGAAACAGAAACTCAAAGACAGAGAGATCCGGTGCCTGATTTTAGGGCTTGACAACTCGGGAAAGTCAACGATAGTAAACAAATTGTTGCCCGAGGATGAGCAGAAAGTCAATGGCATAATGCCCACTGTGGGGTTCCAAATACATAGCCTGGTGACACGGGACGTAATGGTATCGTTATGGGACATTGGCGGACAGAGGACGTTAAGGCAGTTTTGGGATAACTACTTTGACAAGACACAAGTGATGATATGGTGTATAGATGTGAGTCTTTTGATGCGCTTTGGTGAAACCATCCGAGAGTTAAGGGAACTGATCAATAGAGACGAAAACCGGATAGGATACCAGTGCGCAGTTATCATTGCGTTGAACAAGACCGATCTGGTTGAGGATAAATCCGAACTGTGTCGAAGACAGAAGTTGGTGGAGCTTGAACTGAAGAGTCTGTTCAAGCCTGACATCCGAATAGCCGTCGTTCAATGCAGCGGCATCACCGGAGAAGGGATCGAAGACTTGCGTGACCGGCTGGTGGAGTCCTGCCATTTTCCTCAATAAACATCGAAGACGCCTGCAGTATATATGAACTTTAACTAAATGTCAATATTTATAATGTGATAGCTCATTACCCGCAGGCCATTAATGCTCGTGGCTTTTACTCATTCCGGATAATAATAGTACCAAGGGGTTCTGCAGGCTTGCGGGTTACAAAACACGGGTCCATCGTAGATCCAACAGGAGAAGGAGAGGTAGTGAGGCCAACAATTTATCGCCAATCGGTCAGTTACATTGTcccaatttcttttctttctggCGCATTGCATTTTTACACCTTTTTTCCCATATTAGCCAACCACGGAAGTCCCATTCGCACATCATAGGGCAATCTTGGCATAGCATTACATCGAACCACGGCAATACGACCACGAAAGCTAGGACACACACAGAATGAACATTCAAAGCAACAACCCTCAGGACCTCAGCAATAATATAGTGTCTAAACAGGTTTACTACGCCCATCCTCCATCAACGATAGATCCGAATGATCCCGTGCAGATATCATTCCCCACCACCGAGGTAGTTGGGCATGGCTCTTTTGGAGTGGTATTCGCCACTGTTATTCAAGAGACGAGTGAGAAAGTTGCCATTAAAAAAGTTCTTCAGGACAAACGCTTTAAGAATAGAGAATtggaaataatgaaaatgctCAATCATGTAAATATAATAGACCTAAAATACTTCTTCTATGAAAGGGATTCTCAGGATGAGATctatttgaatttgattttggaGTACATGCCACAATCTTTGTACCAAAGATTACGTCATTTTGTCCATCAACGCACGCCGATGTCAAGATTAGAAATAAAATACTACATGTTCCAATTGTTCAAGTCATTGAACTATCTACATTATTTCGCTAACGTTTGTCATAGAGATATCAAACCACAAAATTTATTGGTAGATCCTGAAACTTGGTCTCTAAGACTGTGTGATTTCGGCAGCGCAAAGCAACTGAAACCTACCGAACCTAATGTTTCCTATATTTGCTCGCGGTATTATAGGGCGCCGGAGCTGATCTTTGGTGCCACTAATTACACCAACCAAATCGATATATGGTCTTCTGGCTGTGTAATGGCGGAATTATTATTAGGCCAACCGATGTTCCCCGGCGAAAGTGGCATAGACCAACTGGTGGAAATTATCAAGATCTTAGGCACCCCATcaaagcaagaaatttgCTCCATGAATCCGAATTATATGGAGCATAAGTTTCCCCAAATCAAACCAATACCATTGTCACGTGtgttcaagaaagaagatgatcaaACTGTGGAATTTTTGACTGACGTCTTAAAATATGATCCCTCGGAAAGATTCAATGCTTTACAATGCTTATGTAGCCCCTACTTCGATGAACTTAAACTTGATGACGGtaaaataaatcaaattaCCACTGATTTAAAACTGCTGGAGTTTGATGACAATGTCGAATTAGGACATTTATCACCTGATGAATTATCTTCtgtaaaaagaaagttatTTCCCAAGACCAAGTAGAGTAGTGGGAAAAGCTTcgacaaaaaataatgtaGGGGTAAAATAAGACACAAAATTCTTGCTTCCCATATTACTAGTATCATTACTACTACAactactattattattattattattattattattattattattattactgtttttattattattattaccgTCATTAATACTATATCATCAATATTATAGTAAAATAACGTTagctgaaaagaaagaaaacagtAAAATCAACATAACGACGTCACGTCAACTCACTTCAATAAATTTATGTATACGTTCTATAATGTCAAAGTTATTGTGaatagaaagaaattcCGATATACTAAAACGATTTTCTTCGTATGACACTTTTCCCTTCATCCGGGTAAACGATATCCTTAAATAGGCTGAAAAGGTTTTTAGAGTATAAAGGGGCAAGTGCGCAGGCCCATCGTAAAACACATGTAGTGAATGTGCTTCCAATTTCAGGCGCGTTCAGGGCTAGATTCGCCAGCAAATATAACATAGAGCCTAGAGTACTGAATTAACCATGGGTAATGTTCCAGGGAAGATAGATCAAGAAGACGGTTTTAATGACGCAAGACCgaatttatcaaataaCACTACGTCATCTGATTCCGCCGCCAAACAATATGAAGGCGAAGTATCTTCAAGGGTTAGAGCGAGGCGTACAACCTCTTTGGTCAATAACATTCTAAATGGCAATAATTCTCGTCCAAGAGCTGGTTCAAACATATCCAGCACCAGTAGGAGAAAGACatcaagagaaaaggaGCTGGCTAAAGAGGCACATGCCAAGCAATTAGTTGTAAGGTGCAATGAAACTGTAGATGGCGGATTTCTAGCTCCATTTGGTTGCTATTCCTTTGAGAAGTTAGACTATGACACTACTGTCGTTAAAAATTTAATAATCAAAAGGAAGTTAGCGCCGTTTTACACTCCGCTGCAGGATTTCGATGAAAGTTGGACTAGAGATGAGTTGATAAAAATTGTTGACGGTTTACCATTACATGATACGTTTGATGAGAATCTGGAGGAGTTTGAGGATGTGCCGATAGGTAATTTGAGGAAGTCAGCATACAATGAATTAATAGACAAATCTTTATCCAAAAAGGAACAAAGGAGAATGCATGCGAAGATATTCAGGGCAAGACTgtataagaaaagaattttatggcaagaaaatgagaatGAGTCAttcttggagaaaaaattggaaatgaGAGAACTTGGCAACAAGGCCATTAACCTTAAAGATAGTCAAAATAGCcaggcaaagaaaaattgtcattttCCAAGCGATGATTTGAAGTATACACTTTACAGAAATGGTTCAGAGTGTCccatttgttttctttatttcgCGGCCCCCTTCAATTATTCGAAATGTTGTCAACAGCCTATCTGCACTGAATGCTTTGTACAAATTAAGAGGGCCGATCCCCATTTTCCTCATGATGAAGTGGATCCTACTGAACCACCAACGAACGACAATGAAAAGGACCCCAACCTTCTCACTTCTGAACCAGCAAATTGTCCGTATTGTGCGACTGCCAACTTTAGCATCACCTATCAACCACCCACAGATCGTGAAACTGGCATCGGCGGGATGCCTCCTGATACCTACGTGTATAAGGAGTGTATCACGGCAAAACCGGATGCAAGTGAGCCGCACGTCTCTGTAATTACTTCAGATACTATTCGTCCTGATTGGGAAACTAAGTTGAATAAAGAAAGGTCAAGATTGATGAGAAGATCAGCAAATGCTACCGCTATACATATAAGCAATAGACTAATCGACCCCAATCATAGTTCAAGGAGAAATACAAGCAACAGTGTAACACCCatccaagaagaaagtacgTCGGCTTCAAGGTCACCGGAACCGACAATAAACGAAATTGAGGACCAAATGGTTAGGGAAGCTATCAGATTGAGCCTTGAAGATCAAGACAATCGAAAGAAGTCAAAAAGTAGAAACGCCACTTTGCGACCATAACCCCCAATTATCATTctctttatcattatcaagaGACCAATCTTATAAAAAGTTGTCGACCGTTTGctgcttttctttgtttcctGAATGGTCGAAATGTGTGTCCATTAgtctcattttttcttctttttttgagtttCAAGGTATATAAACTAACTTGGGAACATGGTTGACTGCTTTCTTTGAGTAATTATGAAGTCTACACCATTTATGTGCTATAAATTTTTGGTCTCCTAGAAAGTTCCAAGTTGTTTTGTATGCATCTGTAAATTATAAAACTTGAAGTCTCATCTAGCTTTCCCCCAAAGTTTCGTTCAATGTCAGCAAGGTAATCTTTTCGTACCTCTTTCTGGGACTGCAAATCCATAAATAAAGCGTGCTTAGCCTTggcaaatttttgaaaccagAATCTGCCTTAAAAGGTCGATAATTATCGAACCGATTAGTTACTCTCAGTATTGCTGCTACCGCATCCGCCGATACAACTTATGCCAACAAGGACAATAAAGTCAGAATCTGATTAAAATATGGGTTTTAGTTTATTCGACGAAAGAGAATATATTActtatatacacatatatattcaacTTCATTTACATAAAATCTATACCTTTCTCATCGACTGCTATTACTTAACCCACCATATGGTATTTGTACATgcttgatatttttcttggtgtCAAGCATCTACGTTCAGTGATAACAGAATATTTTGTTATGAGTGATGGCTTCCCATTATACAGTGTACATAAATTATACCAGATATAAAGACattaaagaaagataaaatatatttatcaaattcatttaatctatttcttcttttcagctTCAGCTTCAGCCTTGTCTTTAGCTCTCTTTTCTCTGACACCTCTGTATCTCTTTTCGGATCTGGCTAATCTCAAAGTTCTGAAAGCAGATTCACCGTTGTCTTGAACAGCTCTGGCTTCAACATCGGTAGTTGGTTGAGCGATAGGGAAAGTGGCAGCAGCAGACAAAACTTGTTCAGCTTCTGGGGCCTTACCGTTTCTTGGGAAAACGATAATCTTGGATTGGTATTCCTTTAATCTTTGGACGTTAgcatcaaaaatttcttggtttctGTTTTGACGTCTGTGGTCAACAGCAATACCAATGGTTCTGGCATAAGCAGCAGTCAAACCAGCGGCCTTGACTTCGGCCAAGGTGAAACCTCTGCCAGCTCTAACCTTTCTGTTGTACTTAACAGTTGGAGCTCTGACAACAGGTCTCAACAAATCCAAAGGTCTTGGAGCAATCTTGGCAGCTCTGGCAGCTCTGGCATTACGTCTAGAAACCTTCTTACCGGCTTGGTCAAAGTGAACCTTGACACGTTCTTGCCAGTGCTTTCTGAAGtggttcttcaaaattggtAAATTCTTGGAGATAGCTGTTATATGAGTGAGATATGTTAGTAAAACTTGTTTcctttattcattttctacTTCTAGTATTTTGATGAACACGAATCTTATGGTGGAGAAATCTTGCCACGTCATTGCTTTCGTTGAATTTGCATGGCCGGTTCTTCTAAATATCGTAACGTTGTTTTAATGCCTCGATTCATCTATTTGATAATCGCCCAACAAAATGgcatcttcaaataaaaaaaacttccCATCTTTTGTACTCAAAGTTCAACTGTTCCATATTAATGTTGATTTCTCAGCGCTATCTTATGGTTATTGTCATAACGCTATTTCGGGAATTCATTGAGTCATTCTGTGTTCATTTCAATCTTTCTGAGTTCGTCTCAATCGTAGTTTATTGCTTTAGTTCTACATACCCATTGTTACTTGATTACTGTTTTACTTGTCCGAAGTTATTATGTTTTATTGGTAAACTTAGTTTTAGCTTCAAGTACCTCTAATTACATAGTAACTAAGAAAGTAACTTCCCAATGGGGGCCAACCGGCGGCTCACACCAGGTAAGTAATCTAGCCTAGCGATATCGGATTTGCCCGGAGAGCATCTTCCCAGAAGTCGAGCGGGCCTGTCAGAGAATCCTTCCAGTGAGGCCGATGAGTGAAACAGAAGAGTGAATTAGGCTGAACATTattgtcaaagaaaataggCACGAAAAGACAGGATTGTTCCatcggaaaaaaaattaacatTTCGGCTATGGGTGTATAGTGTACAGATGTTGCAGACTTTAAAATTGCTTTTTTAAAACTCGTTCCTGTTGGCAAATACATCAGTACATATTTCCACCCAATCATCGGATATGTGATtctagaaaaggaagaaaatatcattctCTCGAGGATTTGAGAGGGGCGCTTCGTAAGGGAGCAGTAAAGCGAATGACGcttggttttctttcactttGGCAGAAGGCCCCTACTGGCAGTATGCTCCAATCCCTCGAGTTACCGCTTAGAGTGCAGACTGTCCTAAACCTTACTACGACTAGGCTTATTGTTTCAGCAACGGAGAGGGCAAGGATATACATAAAATAGTCTACTGATAGTGAACTCTCCTAGGAAACCTACACATAGAGATAGATAATCAAATATACAAGAGAAGAATTCCAAGATGTCAGCTGTCCCAAGTGTTCAAGTATGTTTTCAGTTCTACAAAATAAAGTTAAATAAATTAGAGGATGGAATAAGTCCAGAAAAGGAGTAAATACGTCAGCCAATTAAGTTTCGAATCGATAATTGTGAGGAATACATGTATAATGTCTGCCCACATAAATGGACCACTTTTGTCACTAGCTAAATCGAGATGACCCATTCagaattgttttttttggggGGAGCACCTTTGTCAAAACTTGCCAAATCACTAGGCCCAGTTTCCTAATCAATACAACTGTACAAGGATGGAGAATTTTAATAGTGGAAGTCAAAATTATCAGTCATTGTGAAGTACTACTTTTCCCAGGCATCGACGGCAACGAAAATAAATGTACTTTCTTTATATCCTCTCCATAGACTATCAACTACGGAAGTCGACATAAACAGTAAAACCATAATTTATTCCACTTACACTCATTTAAAGTCTTGATGTACGACCATAATTATCATGACTTTTCCTCCATTATAAGAAGTGATTACTAACTTTGAATTGTTTCTTAAACAATTAAATTCATTTGTTAGACTTTTGGTAAGAAGAAATCAGCTACTGCTGTTGCCCATGTCAAGACCGGTAAGGGTTTGATTAAGGTTAACGGTTCTCCAATCACTTTGGTTGAACCAGAAATCTTAAGATTCAAAGTCTACGAACCATTATTGTTGGTTGGTTTGGACAAGTTTTCTAACATTGATATTAGAGTCAGAGTTACTGGTGGTGGTCACGTTTCTCAAGTCTATGCCATTAGACAAGCCATCGCTAAAGGTTTAGTTGCTTACCATCAAAAGTATGTCGATGAGCAATCCAAGAacgaattgaagaaggctTTCACTTCTTACGACAGAACCTTATTGATTGCTGATTCTAGAAGACCAGAACCAAAGAAATTCGGTGGTAAGGGTGCCCGTTCCAGATTCCAAAAATCTTACCGTTAAGAAATTGTGGGGATTACCtttttactcttttcatttttcttataaTTGTATACCATCAATAAACACAACAACCTTTAATTTACGTAAAAATTATATCATGGTTCTTATATAATTTTCGCAGTTTAATATGCTTGGAGAGTGATGATGAGAAGTGATTAGCATGAGATTTGAGACCCATACACCTCGCACGGAAGCATCACACACGTCAAATCGACCAAAAATGGACAAATGTCAACAAACGAAATCACTTAACGCGAAATTGTGTTGTTTATGATGCTAATAATACGTAGGTAATAATATATTGTACAG
The window above is part of the Saccharomyces kudriavzevii IFO 1802 strain IFO1802 genome assembly, chromosome: 13 genome. Proteins encoded here:
- the GAT2 gene encoding Gat2p (similar to Saccharomyces cerevisiae GAT2 (YMR136W); ancestral locus Anc_2.395), encoding MQAPNVYPFPQQPQPLSRFQYGPPQFVFDHSAPRVDPLQSNVTINPRLPVQHYNGHINPVSNNYAYYYHHLNNNNASPALHAANTQMPDNSLYRNIHQVPSAPQRLVSIIPDPHMPPNISHFQLNNIHPQMHVPVAHNTHFQQVPAYNHTNNSNNNSKYNSDSDKPVDSNDNGVLDNVDERYRRELNEVVPFFKNFENNALTSTPNNSDIQSTIDELAKLKSLSNSTHFKQSIATQNFYSLQNHITAIENRLTCLLNDRQQKERQERQQKQEMQQNSENENTSPPSNKIKLPSLQELTNSISTQHPPATYDNKRHSSDSEVKPSIAHDPLYHRHTFLPSSSSSSSSPTAGSVPLQKLQVPGQDQSGDAKKNVSTTSFNSITYLPSTILSPTVQTQLKSMATSSANSKKKNNRGRPRAIQRQPTLTTSSHFINNSNSSVATVSTSLPSASNREKDPDAKKIIEFCFHCGETETPEWRKGPYGTRTLCNACGLFYRKVTKKFGSKSSNLLLRYRRAVDLANDRRIPDFITIPNRFIHDMDNDQTLDSEYNTILQ
- the PSO2 gene encoding DNA cross-link repair protein PSO2 (similar to Saccharomyces cerevisiae PSO2 (YMR137C); ancestral locus Anc_2.394), which gives rise to MPRKSIVQIKRSEVKRKRSGVASTVNDRTHHKTSHTSIKRQRTLTEFNIPTSSNLPIRSSSYPFERFNHSASNTSIEPVVIDDNDENSICLDDTGEVEIIVDTEEEDLVSLHEDQYIGTDIRTEDRIMTELEEQINVEISADVIECPICSLNLSHLELYERETHCEICVDSGHDNNNKGTCKKGGKISISNPPSPTKPKRDSASLRRPMRTKPDLPSFKKIRFDNNHEIVVDGFNYRASETISQYFLSHFHSDHYMGLKKSWNNPDENPVKKILYCSKITAILVNLKFKIPMDEIQILPMNKRFWITDVISVVTLDANHCPGAIIMLFQEFSANQRDRPIRQILHTGDFRSNAQMIRTIQEWLAETASHTIDQVYLDTTYLTMGYNFPSQHSVCTTVAEFTLQLLEQGKNKTFGDSQRNLFHFRKKMTLASQRHKFLFLVGTYTIGKEKLAIRICELLKTKLFVTPNSVKFSMIQTVLQNNENEDDEWDESLLTDNMSESFVHLVPIRVLKSQETIEVYLKSLKGLEADCLKDVDDVIGFIPTGWSHNFGLKHQKNNDNDNDKEMDNNAGYCLKLMKSEGDDDGNKFDVSSILRQYKKYNKFQVFNVPYSEHSSFDDLVKFGCKLKWSEIVSTVNLNNLWKVKYMTNWFECWENVRKTLGKRGRLNNTKEYNRGE
- the CIN4 gene encoding Arf family GTPase CIN4 (similar to Saccharomyces cerevisiae CIN4 (YMR138W); ancestral locus Anc_2.393); the protein is MGLLSIIRKQKLKDREIRCLILGLDNSGKSTIVNKLLPEDEQKVNGIMPTVGFQIHSLVTRDVMVSLWDIGGQRTLRQFWDNYFDKTQVMIWCIDVSLLMRFGETIRELRELINRDENRIGYQCAVIIALNKTDLVEDKSELCRRQKLVELELKSLFKPDIRIAVVQCSGITGEGIEDLRDRLVESCHFPQ
- the RIM11 gene encoding serine/threonine protein kinase RIM11 (similar to Saccharomyces cerevisiae MRK1 (YDL079C) and RIM11 (YMR139W); ancestral locus Anc_2.391) produces the protein MNIQSNNPQDLSNNIVSKQVYYAHPPSTIDPNDPVQISFPTTEVVGHGSFGVVFATVIQETSEKVAIKKVLQDKRFKNRELEIMKMLNHVNIIDLKYFFYERDSQDEIYLNLILEYMPQSLYQRLRHFVHQRTPMSRLEIKYYMFQLFKSLNYLHYFANVCHRDIKPQNLLVDPETWSLRLCDFGSAKQLKPTEPNVSYICSRYYRAPELIFGATNYTNQIDIWSSGCVMAELLLGQPMFPGESGIDQLVEIIKILGTPSKQEICSMNPNYMEHKFPQIKPIPLSRVFKKEDDQTVEFLTDVLKYDPSERFNALQCLCSPYFDELKLDDGKINQITTDLKLLEFDDNVELGHLSPDELSSVKRKLFPKTK
- the SIP5 gene encoding Sip5p (similar to Saccharomyces cerevisiae SIP5 (YMR140W); ancestral locus Anc_2.389); this encodes MGNVPGKIDQEDGFNDARPNLSNNTTSSDSAAKQYEGEVSSRVRARRTTSLVNNILNGNNSRPRAGSNISSTSRRKTSREKELAKEAHAKQLVVRCNETVDGGFLAPFGCYSFEKLDYDTTVVKNLIIKRKLAPFYTPLQDFDESWTRDELIKIVDGLPLHDTFDENLEEFEDVPIGNLRKSAYNELIDKSLSKKEQRRMHAKIFRARLYKKRILWQENENESFLEKKLEMRELGNKAINLKDSQNSQAKKNCHFPSDDLKYTLYRNGSECPICFLYFAAPFNYSKCCQQPICTECFVQIKRADPHFPHDEVDPTEPPTNDNEKDPNLLTSEPANCPYCATANFSITYQPPTDRETGIGGMPPDTYVYKECITAKPDASEPHVSVITSDTIRPDWETKLNKERSRLMRRSANATAIHISNRLIDPNHSSRRNTSNSVTPIQEESTSASRSPEPTINEIEDQMVREAIRLSLEDQDNRKKSKSRNATLRP
- the RPL13B gene encoding 60S ribosomal protein eL13 (similar to Saccharomyces cerevisiae RPL13A (YDL082W) and RPL13B (YMR142C); ancestral locus Anc_2.387) → MAISKNLPILKNHFRKHWQERVKVHFDQAGKKVSRRNARAARAAKIAPRPLDLLRPVVRAPTVKYNRKVRAGRGFTLAEVKAAGLTAAYARTIGIAVDHRRQNRNQEIFDANVQRLKEYQSKIIVFPRNGKAPEAEQVLSAAATFPIAQPTTDVEARAVQDNGESAFRTLRLARSEKRYRGVREKRAKDKAEAEAEKKK
- the RPS16A gene encoding 40S ribosomal protein uS9 (similar to Saccharomyces cerevisiae RPS16B (YDL083C) and RPS16A (YMR143W); ancestral locus Anc_2.386), whose product is MSAVPSVQTFGKKKSATAVAHVKTGKGLIKVNGSPITLVEPEILRFKVYEPLLLVGLDKFSNIDIRVRVTGGGHVSQVYAIRQAIAKGLVAYHQKYVDEQSKNELKKAFTSYDRTLLIADSRRPEPKKFGGKGARSRFQKSYR